The Rhinoraja longicauda isolate Sanriku21f chromosome 25, sRhiLon1.1, whole genome shotgun sequence genome has a window encoding:
- the hvcn1 gene encoding voltage-gated hydrogen channel 1 produces the protein MARFLRYFTAVGDNCQKWQEVEDIDEDTEEGKCPKFTSFRDALKWVFNANKFQIAVVCLVILDALFVFFELLMDLSVVEADKEKIAPQVFHYLSIIILTFFILELVGKLYAFRLEFFWHKFEVLDAVIVVVSFILDIVYISREDAFDGVGLLILLRLWRVARIINGILMTVQTRQLKKETELKHVNNDLWQRVGELQGECTNLTQEVERLRKLLQEHRINYQID, from the exons ATGGCAAGATTCTTGAGATACTTCACTGCAGTGGGTGATAACTGCCAAAAGTGGCAAGAAGTGGAAGACATTGATGAAGATACTGAAGAAGGAAAATGTCCTAAATTCActtctttcagagatgctctcaAGTGGGTATTTAACGCCAACAAGTTTCAG ATTGCCGTTGTGTGTTTAGTCATTCTGGATGCTCTGTTCGTGTTTTTTGAATTGCTAATGGATTTATCCGTCGTTGAAGCAGACAAAGAGAAAATAGCTCCCCAG GTGTTTCACTACCTGAGTATTATCATTTTGACTTTTTTTATTCTGGAGTTAGTGGGTAAATTATATGCCTTTCGCTTGGAATTTTTTTGGCACAAATTTGAAGTTCTGGATGCAGTCATTGTAGTTGTATCATTCATTCTGGATATTGTCTACATTTCCCGggaagatgcttttgatggtgtggGCTTGCTCATTCTACTTCGACTATGGAGAGTGGCAAGAATAATAAATG GTATCCTCATGACTGTGCAGACACGTCAACTGAAGAAAGAAACTGAGTTGAAACATGTCAACAATGATCTCTGGCAGAGAGTGGGTGAGCTCCAGGGTGAATGCACCAATCTG ACACAAGAAGTTGAGAGACTTCGTAAATTGCTGCAGGAACACAGAATAAACTACCAGATCGACTAA